Proteins from a genomic interval of Falco rusticolus isolate bFalRus1 chromosome 7, bFalRus1.pri, whole genome shotgun sequence:
- the SNAPC1 gene encoding snRNA-activating protein complex subunit 1, protein MSAVPGLQEDCEELLGAFREADTVRFERFAELWRERRFHTIFYGRIRALERNKLTKKTLELAQQYFLPPYAFQIRVGALYLLYGLYNTQLCQPKQKIRIALKDWPEIQKFQQDLIDSQHYDAAYIFRTLRFARAFHFTAMPKLLNYRTKKKIQESAFKEEFKDPSNRVNSLITNDVLEELMNIHDHYQKMKCIISADRSQPDNALSLIKDEFVVNLKDITLEHQEWQQNRMKLFLSAKETDEIRDKKEEGPLESEGSERANALARIKYKSYSAVAEASKSRRHRQVRLESSESGSNYGRSPSRGKKPSKRPQPARRRDSLEIKGEMQVAKETETQYIGMPIIAEEENSDDEEVSLPKRKRC, encoded by the exons atGAGCGCGGTGCCGGGGCTGCAGGAGGACTGTGAGGAGCTGCTCGGCGCCTTCCGGGAGGCCGACACTGTCCGCTTCGAGCGCTTCGCTGAGCTGTGGCGGGAGCGCCGGTTCCACACCATCTTCTA TGGTAGAATTAGAGCTCTGGAGAGGAATAAGCTCACAAAGAAGACTTTGGAGCTGGCACAGCAGTACTTCTTGCCCCCGTACGCTTTCCAGATTCGAGTTGGTGCTCTGTACCTTTTATATGGGCTCTATAACACGCAGCTTTGTCAGCCAAAACAAAAG ATCAGAATCGCGCTCAAGGATTGGCCTGAAATCCAGAAATTTCAACAGGATCTGATAGACTCCCAGCATTATGACGCAGCATACATCTTTAGGACACTGCGATTTGCCAGAGCATTCCATTTCACAGCAATGCCAAAGCTA CTGAACTACAGAACTAAGAAGAAGATTCAGGAAAGTGCatttaaagaagaatttaaGGACCCAAGTAACAGAGTAAACAGCCTCATCACTAATGATGTATTGGAG gAACTGATGAATATTCATGATCACTATCAGAAAATGAAGTGCATCATTTCAGCTGACAGATCCCAGCCAGACAATGCCCTGAGCTTGATAAAAGATGAATTTGTAGTCAATCTTAAAGACATCACCTTGGAACATCAGGAATGGCAGCAGAACAGAATG aaattaTTCCTAAGTGCTAAAGAAACCGATGAAATACgagacaaaaaggaagaaggacCTCTAGAATCAGAG GGTTCTGAAAGGGCAAATGCGTTGGCTAGAATCAAATACAAGTCTTACTCTGCAGTTGCTGAG GCTTCCAAATCCAGAAGACATCGTCAAGTAAGATTAGAATCTTCTGAATCAGGATCAAATTATGGCAGATCTCCAAGCCGAGGTAAAAAACCCAGTAAGAGACCACAGCCAGCAAGGAGAAGAGATTCTTTGGAAATCAAAG GTGAAATGCAAGTGGCAAAGGAAACTGAAACTCAGTATATTGGGATGCCAATAATCGCAGAAGAAGAGAATTCGGATGACGAAG aagtaTCTCTCCCCAAGAGGAAAAGATGTTAG
- the HIF1A gene encoding hypoxia-inducible factor 1-alpha isoform X3 produces the protein MARGGRVCVCEDGGRTMISSERRKEKSRDAARCRRSKESEVFYELAHQLPLPHTVSAHLDKASIMRLTISYLRMRKLLDAGELETEAKMEKELNCFYLKALDGFVMVLSEDGDMIYMSENVNKCMGLTQFELTGHSVFDFTHPCDHEELREMLTHRNGPVKKGKEQNTERSFFLRMKCTLTSRGRTVNIKSATWKVLHCTGHIRVYDTCGNQTHCGYKKPPMTCLVLICEPIPHPSNIEVPLDSKTFLSRHSLDMKFSYCDERITELMGYEPEELLGRSIYEYYHALDSDHLTKTHHDMFTKGQVTTGQYRMLAKQGGYVWVETQATVIYNTKNSQPQCIVCVNYVLSGIVQKDLIFSLGQTERMLKPVESPDMKMTKIFSKDDLDDTNSLFEKLKQEPDALTVLAPAAGDTIISLDFSSNESDEQQCDEVPLYNDVMLPSSSEKLQNINMAMSPLPASETTKPLRSNADPALNREVVSKLEPNTEPLELSFTMPQVQEQPTSPSDASTSQSSPEPSSPNDYCFDVDNDMANEFKLELVEKLFAIDTEAKNPFSTQETDLDLEMLAPYIPMDDDFQLRSFDQLSPLESSSSGSQNAATITIFQQTQTPSSTADEIKPVTEHVEDVKTLIVPSSPAHVVNETSSAPASPYSGNRSRTASPIRAGKGTLDQTEKSSPGAPSLLTVTLNKRSTAMDEELNPKMLALHNAQRKRKMEHDGSLFQAVGIGSLFQQTGDRGGNASLAWKRVKGCKTNGHNGVEQKTIILLSTAESCSP, from the exons GATTAGCTCAGAACGCAGAAAAGAGAAGTCAAGAGATGCAGCCCGGTGCCGAAGGAGCAAGGAGTCGGAAGTATTCTACGAGCTTGCTCATCAGCTGCCCTTGCCCCACACTGTAAGCGCACACCTGGACAAGGCATCCATCATGAGGCTGACCATCAGCTACTTGCGCATGAGGAAGCTGCTCGATGCTG GTGAGCTGGAGACAGAAGCCAAAATGGAGAAGGAACTGAACTGTTTCTATTTGAAAGCTCTTGATGGATTTGTCATGGTTCTGTCTGAAGATGGGGACATGATTTACATGTCTGAAAACGTGAACAAGTGTATGGGACTCACTCAG tttgagTTGACAGGGCACAGTGTATTTGATTTCACTCATCCATGTGACCATGAAGAGCTGAGAGAAATGCTTACACACAGAAatg GTCCTGTGAAAAAGGGCAAAGAGCAAAACACAGAGCGCAGCTTTTTTCTCAGAATGAAGTGTACGCTGACTAGCAGGGGAAGAACAGTGAATATAAAGTCTGCTACGTGGAAG GTACTCCACTGCACTGGACACATTCGTGTATATGACACATGTGGTAATCAAACTCACTGTGGCTACAAAAAGCCTCCCATGACATGTCTGGTGTTGATCTGTGAACCTATTCCTCATCCATCAAACATTGAGGTCCCCTTGGACAGTAAAACGTTCCTCAGTCGTCACAGCCTTGACATGAAATTTTCCTATTGTGATGAAAG aATTACAGAGTTGATGGGGTATGAGCCAGAAGAACTCCTGGGTCGCTCAATCTATGAGTACTATCATGCGCTGGATTCTGATCATCTGACCAAAACACATCATGACA tgttcACAAAAGGGCAGGTGACAACAGGACAGTACAGAATGCTTGCTAAACAAGGTGGCTATGTCTGGGTTGAAACTCAAGCAACTGTCATATACAACACTAAGAATTCTCAGCCACAGTGCATAGTGTGTGTAAACTATGTGTTGAG TGGAATTGTTCAGAAGGACTTGATTTTTTCCCTTGGACAAACTGAGCGTATGCTGAAACCAGTGGAGTCTCCTGATATGAAAATGACCAAAATATTCAGCAAAGATGACCTGGATGATACTAACAGCCTATTTGAAAAACTTAAACAGGAACCAGATGCTTTAACTGtgctggctccagctgctggagacaCAATTATCTCTCTAGATTTCAGCAGTAATG agTCTGATGAACAACAATGTGATGAAGTTCCTTTGTATAACGATGTAATGCTCCCCTCATCCAGTGAGAAATTGCAGAATATAAATATGGCAATGTCCCCACTACCTGCCTCTGAAACTACAAAGCCACTTCGTAGCAATGCTGATCCTGCACTCAATAGAGAAGTTGTATCAAAGCTGGAGCCAAACACGGAGCCACTCGAACTTTCTTTTACCATGCCTCAGGTGCAAGAACAACCAACCAGCCCTTCTGATGCAAGTACCAGCCAAAGTTCACCTGAG cCCAGTAGTCCCAACGACTACTGCTTTGATGTGGATAATGATATGGCTAATGAATTCAAACTGGAATTAGTGGAGAAACTCTTTGCAATagatacagaagcaaaaaatccaTTCTCTACTCAG GAAACTGATTTAGATTTGGAGATGTTGGCTCCTTACATCCCAATGGATGATGACTTCCAGTTGCGATCCTTTGATCAGCTATCTCCACTGGAAAGCAGTTCTTCTGGCTCTCAAAATGCAGCCACCATTACCATATTTCAGCAGACTCAGACACCATCAAGTACTGCTgatgaaataaaaccagtgacGGAGCATGTGGAAGATGTGAAGACACTAATTGTTCCTTCATCTCCTGCCCACGTAGTCAATGAAACGAGTAGTGCCCCAGCGTCACCGTACAGTGGGAACAGGAGTCGAACTGCATCTCCAAtcagagcaggaaaaggaaCACTGGATCAGACGGAAAAATCTTCTCCAGGAGCACCCAGTTTGCTAACAGTCACTctaaataaaag ATCTACTGCAATGGATGAAGAACTAAATCCAAAGATGCTAGCTTTGCATAATGCTCAGAGAAAACGAAAAATGGAACATGATGGTTCACTTTTTCAGGCAGTTGGAATT GGGTCTTTATTCCAGCAGACAGGTGACCGTGGGGGAAATGCATCACTGGCTTGGAAACGTGTAAAGGGATGCAAAACAAATGGTCATAACGGAGTGGAGCAAAAGACAATCATTCTACTATCAACTG CAGAATCCTGTTCACCTTAG
- the HIF1A gene encoding hypoxia-inducible factor 1-alpha isoform X2: protein MDSPGGVTEEKRISSERRKEKSRDAARCRRSKESEVFYELAHQLPLPHTVSAHLDKASIMRLTISYLRMRKLLDAGELETEAKMEKELNCFYLKALDGFVMVLSEDGDMIYMSENVNKCMGLTQFELTGHSVFDFTHPCDHEELREMLTHRNGPVKKGKEQNTERSFFLRMKCTLTSRGRTVNIKSATWKVLHCTGHIRVYDTCGNQTHCGYKKPPMTCLVLICEPIPHPSNIEVPLDSKTFLSRHSLDMKFSYCDERITELMGYEPEELLGRSIYEYYHALDSDHLTKTHHDMFTKGQVTTGQYRMLAKQGGYVWVETQATVIYNTKNSQPQCIVCVNYVLSGIVQKDLIFSLGQTERMLKPVESPDMKMTKIFSKDDLDDTNSLFEKLKQEPDALTVLAPAAGDTIISLDFSSNESDEQQCDEVPLYNDVMLPSSSEKLQNINMAMSPLPASETTKPLRSNADPALNREVVSKLEPNTEPLELSFTMPQVQEQPTSPSDASTSQSSPEPSSPNDYCFDVDNDMANEFKLELVEKLFAIDTEAKNPFSTQETDLDLEMLAPYIPMDDDFQLRSFDQLSPLESSSSGSQNAATITIFQQTQTPSSTADEIKPVTEHVEDVKTLIVPSSPAHVVNETSSAPASPYSGNRSRTASPIRAGKGTLDQTEKSSPGAPSLLTVTLNKRSTAMDEELNPKMLALHNAQRKRKMEHDGSLFQAVGIGSLFQQTGDRGGNASLAWKRVKGCKTNGHNGVEQKTIILLSTDIASKLLGQSMDESGLPQLTSYDCEVNAPIQGNRNLLQGEELLRALDQVN, encoded by the exons GATTAGCTCAGAACGCAGAAAAGAGAAGTCAAGAGATGCAGCCCGGTGCCGAAGGAGCAAGGAGTCGGAAGTATTCTACGAGCTTGCTCATCAGCTGCCCTTGCCCCACACTGTAAGCGCACACCTGGACAAGGCATCCATCATGAGGCTGACCATCAGCTACTTGCGCATGAGGAAGCTGCTCGATGCTG GTGAGCTGGAGACAGAAGCCAAAATGGAGAAGGAACTGAACTGTTTCTATTTGAAAGCTCTTGATGGATTTGTCATGGTTCTGTCTGAAGATGGGGACATGATTTACATGTCTGAAAACGTGAACAAGTGTATGGGACTCACTCAG tttgagTTGACAGGGCACAGTGTATTTGATTTCACTCATCCATGTGACCATGAAGAGCTGAGAGAAATGCTTACACACAGAAatg GTCCTGTGAAAAAGGGCAAAGAGCAAAACACAGAGCGCAGCTTTTTTCTCAGAATGAAGTGTACGCTGACTAGCAGGGGAAGAACAGTGAATATAAAGTCTGCTACGTGGAAG GTACTCCACTGCACTGGACACATTCGTGTATATGACACATGTGGTAATCAAACTCACTGTGGCTACAAAAAGCCTCCCATGACATGTCTGGTGTTGATCTGTGAACCTATTCCTCATCCATCAAACATTGAGGTCCCCTTGGACAGTAAAACGTTCCTCAGTCGTCACAGCCTTGACATGAAATTTTCCTATTGTGATGAAAG aATTACAGAGTTGATGGGGTATGAGCCAGAAGAACTCCTGGGTCGCTCAATCTATGAGTACTATCATGCGCTGGATTCTGATCATCTGACCAAAACACATCATGACA tgttcACAAAAGGGCAGGTGACAACAGGACAGTACAGAATGCTTGCTAAACAAGGTGGCTATGTCTGGGTTGAAACTCAAGCAACTGTCATATACAACACTAAGAATTCTCAGCCACAGTGCATAGTGTGTGTAAACTATGTGTTGAG TGGAATTGTTCAGAAGGACTTGATTTTTTCCCTTGGACAAACTGAGCGTATGCTGAAACCAGTGGAGTCTCCTGATATGAAAATGACCAAAATATTCAGCAAAGATGACCTGGATGATACTAACAGCCTATTTGAAAAACTTAAACAGGAACCAGATGCTTTAACTGtgctggctccagctgctggagacaCAATTATCTCTCTAGATTTCAGCAGTAATG agTCTGATGAACAACAATGTGATGAAGTTCCTTTGTATAACGATGTAATGCTCCCCTCATCCAGTGAGAAATTGCAGAATATAAATATGGCAATGTCCCCACTACCTGCCTCTGAAACTACAAAGCCACTTCGTAGCAATGCTGATCCTGCACTCAATAGAGAAGTTGTATCAAAGCTGGAGCCAAACACGGAGCCACTCGAACTTTCTTTTACCATGCCTCAGGTGCAAGAACAACCAACCAGCCCTTCTGATGCAAGTACCAGCCAAAGTTCACCTGAG cCCAGTAGTCCCAACGACTACTGCTTTGATGTGGATAATGATATGGCTAATGAATTCAAACTGGAATTAGTGGAGAAACTCTTTGCAATagatacagaagcaaaaaatccaTTCTCTACTCAG GAAACTGATTTAGATTTGGAGATGTTGGCTCCTTACATCCCAATGGATGATGACTTCCAGTTGCGATCCTTTGATCAGCTATCTCCACTGGAAAGCAGTTCTTCTGGCTCTCAAAATGCAGCCACCATTACCATATTTCAGCAGACTCAGACACCATCAAGTACTGCTgatgaaataaaaccagtgacGGAGCATGTGGAAGATGTGAAGACACTAATTGTTCCTTCATCTCCTGCCCACGTAGTCAATGAAACGAGTAGTGCCCCAGCGTCACCGTACAGTGGGAACAGGAGTCGAACTGCATCTCCAAtcagagcaggaaaaggaaCACTGGATCAGACGGAAAAATCTTCTCCAGGAGCACCCAGTTTGCTAACAGTCACTctaaataaaag ATCTACTGCAATGGATGAAGAACTAAATCCAAAGATGCTAGCTTTGCATAATGCTCAGAGAAAACGAAAAATGGAACATGATGGTTCACTTTTTCAGGCAGTTGGAATT GGGTCTTTATTCCAGCAGACAGGTGACCGTGGGGGAAATGCATCACTGGCTTGGAAACGTGTAAAGGGATGCAAAACAAATGGTCATAACGGAGTGGAGCAAAAGACAATCATTCTACTATCAACTG ACATAGCAAGTAAACTTCTAGGGCAGTCAATGGATGAAAGTGGACTACCCCAACTCACGAGTTACGATTGCGAAGTAAACGCTCCCATACAAGGCAACAGAAACCTGCTACAGGGTGAAGAACTGCTCAGAGCTCTGGATCAAGTTAACTGA
- the HIF1A gene encoding hypoxia-inducible factor 1-alpha isoform X4 — translation MRLTISYLRMRKLLDAGELETEAKMEKELNCFYLKALDGFVMVLSEDGDMIYMSENVNKCMGLTQFELTGHSVFDFTHPCDHEELREMLTHRNGPVKKGKEQNTERSFFLRMKCTLTSRGRTVNIKSATWKVLHCTGHIRVYDTCGNQTHCGYKKPPMTCLVLICEPIPHPSNIEVPLDSKTFLSRHSLDMKFSYCDERITELMGYEPEELLGRSIYEYYHALDSDHLTKTHHDMFTKGQVTTGQYRMLAKQGGYVWVETQATVIYNTKNSQPQCIVCVNYVLSGIVQKDLIFSLGQTERMLKPVESPDMKMTKIFSKDDLDDTNSLFEKLKQEPDALTVLAPAAGDTIISLDFSSNESDEQQCDEVPLYNDVMLPSSSEKLQNINMAMSPLPASETTKPLRSNADPALNREVVSKLEPNTEPLELSFTMPQVQEQPTSPSDASTSQSSPEPSSPNDYCFDVDNDMANEFKLELVEKLFAIDTEAKNPFSTQETDLDLEMLAPYIPMDDDFQLRSFDQLSPLESSSSGSQNAATITIFQQTQTPSSTADEIKPVTEHVEDVKTLIVPSSPAHVVNETSSAPASPYSGNRSRTASPIRAGKGTLDQTEKSSPGAPSLLTVTLNKRSTAMDEELNPKMLALHNAQRKRKMEHDGSLFQAVGIGSLFQQTGDRGGNASLAWKRVKGCKTNGHNGVEQKTIILLSTDIASKLLGQSMDESGLPQLTSYDCEVNAPIQGNRNLLQGEELLRALDQVN, via the exons ATGAGGCTGACCATCAGCTACTTGCGCATGAGGAAGCTGCTCGATGCTG GTGAGCTGGAGACAGAAGCCAAAATGGAGAAGGAACTGAACTGTTTCTATTTGAAAGCTCTTGATGGATTTGTCATGGTTCTGTCTGAAGATGGGGACATGATTTACATGTCTGAAAACGTGAACAAGTGTATGGGACTCACTCAG tttgagTTGACAGGGCACAGTGTATTTGATTTCACTCATCCATGTGACCATGAAGAGCTGAGAGAAATGCTTACACACAGAAatg GTCCTGTGAAAAAGGGCAAAGAGCAAAACACAGAGCGCAGCTTTTTTCTCAGAATGAAGTGTACGCTGACTAGCAGGGGAAGAACAGTGAATATAAAGTCTGCTACGTGGAAG GTACTCCACTGCACTGGACACATTCGTGTATATGACACATGTGGTAATCAAACTCACTGTGGCTACAAAAAGCCTCCCATGACATGTCTGGTGTTGATCTGTGAACCTATTCCTCATCCATCAAACATTGAGGTCCCCTTGGACAGTAAAACGTTCCTCAGTCGTCACAGCCTTGACATGAAATTTTCCTATTGTGATGAAAG aATTACAGAGTTGATGGGGTATGAGCCAGAAGAACTCCTGGGTCGCTCAATCTATGAGTACTATCATGCGCTGGATTCTGATCATCTGACCAAAACACATCATGACA tgttcACAAAAGGGCAGGTGACAACAGGACAGTACAGAATGCTTGCTAAACAAGGTGGCTATGTCTGGGTTGAAACTCAAGCAACTGTCATATACAACACTAAGAATTCTCAGCCACAGTGCATAGTGTGTGTAAACTATGTGTTGAG TGGAATTGTTCAGAAGGACTTGATTTTTTCCCTTGGACAAACTGAGCGTATGCTGAAACCAGTGGAGTCTCCTGATATGAAAATGACCAAAATATTCAGCAAAGATGACCTGGATGATACTAACAGCCTATTTGAAAAACTTAAACAGGAACCAGATGCTTTAACTGtgctggctccagctgctggagacaCAATTATCTCTCTAGATTTCAGCAGTAATG agTCTGATGAACAACAATGTGATGAAGTTCCTTTGTATAACGATGTAATGCTCCCCTCATCCAGTGAGAAATTGCAGAATATAAATATGGCAATGTCCCCACTACCTGCCTCTGAAACTACAAAGCCACTTCGTAGCAATGCTGATCCTGCACTCAATAGAGAAGTTGTATCAAAGCTGGAGCCAAACACGGAGCCACTCGAACTTTCTTTTACCATGCCTCAGGTGCAAGAACAACCAACCAGCCCTTCTGATGCAAGTACCAGCCAAAGTTCACCTGAG cCCAGTAGTCCCAACGACTACTGCTTTGATGTGGATAATGATATGGCTAATGAATTCAAACTGGAATTAGTGGAGAAACTCTTTGCAATagatacagaagcaaaaaatccaTTCTCTACTCAG GAAACTGATTTAGATTTGGAGATGTTGGCTCCTTACATCCCAATGGATGATGACTTCCAGTTGCGATCCTTTGATCAGCTATCTCCACTGGAAAGCAGTTCTTCTGGCTCTCAAAATGCAGCCACCATTACCATATTTCAGCAGACTCAGACACCATCAAGTACTGCTgatgaaataaaaccagtgacGGAGCATGTGGAAGATGTGAAGACACTAATTGTTCCTTCATCTCCTGCCCACGTAGTCAATGAAACGAGTAGTGCCCCAGCGTCACCGTACAGTGGGAACAGGAGTCGAACTGCATCTCCAAtcagagcaggaaaaggaaCACTGGATCAGACGGAAAAATCTTCTCCAGGAGCACCCAGTTTGCTAACAGTCACTctaaataaaag ATCTACTGCAATGGATGAAGAACTAAATCCAAAGATGCTAGCTTTGCATAATGCTCAGAGAAAACGAAAAATGGAACATGATGGTTCACTTTTTCAGGCAGTTGGAATT GGGTCTTTATTCCAGCAGACAGGTGACCGTGGGGGAAATGCATCACTGGCTTGGAAACGTGTAAAGGGATGCAAAACAAATGGTCATAACGGAGTGGAGCAAAAGACAATCATTCTACTATCAACTG ACATAGCAAGTAAACTTCTAGGGCAGTCAATGGATGAAAGTGGACTACCCCAACTCACGAGTTACGATTGCGAAGTAAACGCTCCCATACAAGGCAACAGAAACCTGCTACAGGGTGAAGAACTGCTCAGAGCTCTGGATCAAGTTAACTGA
- the HIF1A gene encoding hypoxia-inducible factor 1-alpha isoform X1: protein MARGGRVCVCEDGGRTMISSERRKEKSRDAARCRRSKESEVFYELAHQLPLPHTVSAHLDKASIMRLTISYLRMRKLLDAGELETEAKMEKELNCFYLKALDGFVMVLSEDGDMIYMSENVNKCMGLTQFELTGHSVFDFTHPCDHEELREMLTHRNGPVKKGKEQNTERSFFLRMKCTLTSRGRTVNIKSATWKVLHCTGHIRVYDTCGNQTHCGYKKPPMTCLVLICEPIPHPSNIEVPLDSKTFLSRHSLDMKFSYCDERITELMGYEPEELLGRSIYEYYHALDSDHLTKTHHDMFTKGQVTTGQYRMLAKQGGYVWVETQATVIYNTKNSQPQCIVCVNYVLSGIVQKDLIFSLGQTERMLKPVESPDMKMTKIFSKDDLDDTNSLFEKLKQEPDALTVLAPAAGDTIISLDFSSNESDEQQCDEVPLYNDVMLPSSSEKLQNINMAMSPLPASETTKPLRSNADPALNREVVSKLEPNTEPLELSFTMPQVQEQPTSPSDASTSQSSPEPSSPNDYCFDVDNDMANEFKLELVEKLFAIDTEAKNPFSTQETDLDLEMLAPYIPMDDDFQLRSFDQLSPLESSSSGSQNAATITIFQQTQTPSSTADEIKPVTEHVEDVKTLIVPSSPAHVVNETSSAPASPYSGNRSRTASPIRAGKGTLDQTEKSSPGAPSLLTVTLNKRSTAMDEELNPKMLALHNAQRKRKMEHDGSLFQAVGIGSLFQQTGDRGGNASLAWKRVKGCKTNGHNGVEQKTIILLSTDIASKLLGQSMDESGLPQLTSYDCEVNAPIQGNRNLLQGEELLRALDQVN from the exons GATTAGCTCAGAACGCAGAAAAGAGAAGTCAAGAGATGCAGCCCGGTGCCGAAGGAGCAAGGAGTCGGAAGTATTCTACGAGCTTGCTCATCAGCTGCCCTTGCCCCACACTGTAAGCGCACACCTGGACAAGGCATCCATCATGAGGCTGACCATCAGCTACTTGCGCATGAGGAAGCTGCTCGATGCTG GTGAGCTGGAGACAGAAGCCAAAATGGAGAAGGAACTGAACTGTTTCTATTTGAAAGCTCTTGATGGATTTGTCATGGTTCTGTCTGAAGATGGGGACATGATTTACATGTCTGAAAACGTGAACAAGTGTATGGGACTCACTCAG tttgagTTGACAGGGCACAGTGTATTTGATTTCACTCATCCATGTGACCATGAAGAGCTGAGAGAAATGCTTACACACAGAAatg GTCCTGTGAAAAAGGGCAAAGAGCAAAACACAGAGCGCAGCTTTTTTCTCAGAATGAAGTGTACGCTGACTAGCAGGGGAAGAACAGTGAATATAAAGTCTGCTACGTGGAAG GTACTCCACTGCACTGGACACATTCGTGTATATGACACATGTGGTAATCAAACTCACTGTGGCTACAAAAAGCCTCCCATGACATGTCTGGTGTTGATCTGTGAACCTATTCCTCATCCATCAAACATTGAGGTCCCCTTGGACAGTAAAACGTTCCTCAGTCGTCACAGCCTTGACATGAAATTTTCCTATTGTGATGAAAG aATTACAGAGTTGATGGGGTATGAGCCAGAAGAACTCCTGGGTCGCTCAATCTATGAGTACTATCATGCGCTGGATTCTGATCATCTGACCAAAACACATCATGACA tgttcACAAAAGGGCAGGTGACAACAGGACAGTACAGAATGCTTGCTAAACAAGGTGGCTATGTCTGGGTTGAAACTCAAGCAACTGTCATATACAACACTAAGAATTCTCAGCCACAGTGCATAGTGTGTGTAAACTATGTGTTGAG TGGAATTGTTCAGAAGGACTTGATTTTTTCCCTTGGACAAACTGAGCGTATGCTGAAACCAGTGGAGTCTCCTGATATGAAAATGACCAAAATATTCAGCAAAGATGACCTGGATGATACTAACAGCCTATTTGAAAAACTTAAACAGGAACCAGATGCTTTAACTGtgctggctccagctgctggagacaCAATTATCTCTCTAGATTTCAGCAGTAATG agTCTGATGAACAACAATGTGATGAAGTTCCTTTGTATAACGATGTAATGCTCCCCTCATCCAGTGAGAAATTGCAGAATATAAATATGGCAATGTCCCCACTACCTGCCTCTGAAACTACAAAGCCACTTCGTAGCAATGCTGATCCTGCACTCAATAGAGAAGTTGTATCAAAGCTGGAGCCAAACACGGAGCCACTCGAACTTTCTTTTACCATGCCTCAGGTGCAAGAACAACCAACCAGCCCTTCTGATGCAAGTACCAGCCAAAGTTCACCTGAG cCCAGTAGTCCCAACGACTACTGCTTTGATGTGGATAATGATATGGCTAATGAATTCAAACTGGAATTAGTGGAGAAACTCTTTGCAATagatacagaagcaaaaaatccaTTCTCTACTCAG GAAACTGATTTAGATTTGGAGATGTTGGCTCCTTACATCCCAATGGATGATGACTTCCAGTTGCGATCCTTTGATCAGCTATCTCCACTGGAAAGCAGTTCTTCTGGCTCTCAAAATGCAGCCACCATTACCATATTTCAGCAGACTCAGACACCATCAAGTACTGCTgatgaaataaaaccagtgacGGAGCATGTGGAAGATGTGAAGACACTAATTGTTCCTTCATCTCCTGCCCACGTAGTCAATGAAACGAGTAGTGCCCCAGCGTCACCGTACAGTGGGAACAGGAGTCGAACTGCATCTCCAAtcagagcaggaaaaggaaCACTGGATCAGACGGAAAAATCTTCTCCAGGAGCACCCAGTTTGCTAACAGTCACTctaaataaaag ATCTACTGCAATGGATGAAGAACTAAATCCAAAGATGCTAGCTTTGCATAATGCTCAGAGAAAACGAAAAATGGAACATGATGGTTCACTTTTTCAGGCAGTTGGAATT GGGTCTTTATTCCAGCAGACAGGTGACCGTGGGGGAAATGCATCACTGGCTTGGAAACGTGTAAAGGGATGCAAAACAAATGGTCATAACGGAGTGGAGCAAAAGACAATCATTCTACTATCAACTG ACATAGCAAGTAAACTTCTAGGGCAGTCAATGGATGAAAGTGGACTACCCCAACTCACGAGTTACGATTGCGAAGTAAACGCTCCCATACAAGGCAACAGAAACCTGCTACAGGGTGAAGAACTGCTCAGAGCTCTGGATCAAGTTAACTGA